The Eleginops maclovinus isolate JMC-PN-2008 ecotype Puerto Natales chromosome 18, JC_Emac_rtc_rv5, whole genome shotgun sequence genome segment ATAGTTATTTATTCTGTAACAAAGGCTATTTCAGAACTATACTATATCATATATAGTTTCAGGTCAGATAGGTGGCAGCATGCATTACGTGTGAACGTAATAGTACACTGTAATGTCGAGATTCCAAAATCTAAATCAAGCCCCCAAACAATCAGAAATAACATGCTCCATCACAGTAGTTTTTTGagtctttattcttttatttcatgttcaaCCAGAAACAATCAAGGCCTGCCAGACAAACACAATTCAACATCACACAGATAGCTTTCTATTTTGATCAGCTTGggtaacacacaaacattcattttgtatttgattatttagTGGGTTTTTTGGTACAGACAAAATGTTCACAATATAGAGTTCTTCTTCACTTGACTCCCTTGAGTTGGCATTTTCCtaccacattttatgtatttatgaagagtggaggagagcaggttctaaacaggctcaggatgcagctctcCTTTATGCACGCCGGGAATTGGCAGATAAGCCTTGGTTCGACAGCTCACTGCTggaatatttaaggacatttgtcaaaAAACACAGGGtgtcaaaaagagaaaaatattgttttatttttcttattagtAGTTCATCTCTCAGTCAAAATAGCACATACTATTGAGTCGGTCTTGAGATAACTCATGATATACACATTTAGTGCTCAATttgaaacaaggatcatgacactaCTCTGTTTTGAAATCCTCTTGAGTGTTCTGTAGTCTTAGTGTCTTTTTTGTAGAAATCAGTGGTGTTTCTCAGATTCATTCCTTATTACTCAATatggaagaaaggaaagagtcACAATCAcataacacatttgaattgtataattaaatatttaaggtAATAATGTTATTAAATTAGATAGAAAGTGCATAATGTATGAGGGAAAACCATTAAAGAGAGGTTATGGGGAGATTAAAATGATGTGGATGTGTGTGGTAAACTGAATAAATCAGAATGATGATACATACAAATATCCAAAGATGGAAAAAATGGCATCAAGTAAATTGTTATATAAATACAGGGACTTAATATCAATAGAGGGTTTTGACATTGATGAAATGTTATTGTGTGAGACCCTGCTGTGAGATTGTGTTCAATACCaatatacatttctatattatAATAATCCTTATTGTTATCACTTTGTTAGTTGCAACAAGAGTAACAGCACTGTTTCAGAAATCATTCCctcttcattcatttcaatgagaCCATTTGACACAGCAGGGAAATATCCATTAACTGAATATTATACTGTTGATTTTGTTTATGTGCATTGTTGCACAGATTAACATCATTGTCAGTCATCCAGATATCCAAAATAGTTAATGccttattttagttgttttatttctagACATTTTAAATCTATTCTCATTTTGGCAGACATTAAGGacatgtaaatgaaaaataatgtataatgtatgcAAAAATACACAATGGAAAGGTTTACAGGGACAATGACTGAGCACACTTTgatggattaaaataaaaataaaagacaaccCCTTGAAAATTCATAAAACATGATTAATTCAAAGTtgaccaaaacaaaaaccttcaTACCTGCCTTGATTGGGTCTATCTGTTTGAACAAAACTACAGTGAAGTTATTTTTAGGATGAATATTCAATCCTGTGCTAACTTGCCCATATTGTTGAAATgtatgcaaaataaaataattaaaaatgtctaTAAATGTGGTACAAATTTTTGATGACTTGGATGAATTGTGTGAGGAATTGATCTAACAAAAAGTATTTGTTAGATCAAACTAGAATTAAttgaaaaaatgcaaaattgttaaataaaataccttCAGATTCCTTACAGTATGagaatattcatataaaaaagacaaagcacTCAAATCCCCCCAAATAACTGATAAGTCTAGAGTTGTATtagaaatctgcattttgggcACTATAGATCTTACTGTATGAcatgacacattttgaaaaagaattGAAATGAACGTCTAATAAAATGTTTAGTTAAAATCAATTCATGACAAAAGTATTACAAACAAATGTGCCATTTAcgaacaaatattaaaatattgttaACTTACTTTTCACTTATATGTGCAAGTTAGCAAGTAGGCATTTATAATCATATTTGTGTCCTTTAAACTAGTTATTTGATGGTCCCTAAGTGAAACCTTGTAGCTCAGAGCGAGGGCTCGGATGATAGTCTTTGAAACTAGGGAAAAAGATGCCACTTGATTTGGAGTTTATGTTTGTCTAATATCCAACCTAAAACTAAACTTATGCAACCTTGCCTCTTTCATGCCCCTTTTCCAGCTGTCTGGCCACTCAAAAGGGCCACACTGTTTTGTTATGCAAGGTCAGCTTTGTTGTCTAACATAAGTCTAAGGATGATGCCTTTACCACACCAGGTTGTATACTGTGTAACTTAAAGTATTCAAATAACCTATATTCTACAAGTTTATTTCATTGATAATGTGTGGATGGTGgtgcattaataaatacatgtattattctTCTCAAGCCCCATGTGGGCCAGCCCTTAAGTCATTGCCATAACAATGAAACAATAACTTTATGGTGAATCATTCTCCAGGGAGCTGTCTGCTGTTCAGAGAAAAATCACTCCTATAAAGCTGCTAATCCTTCTGAACATCTTACCAGTCGGTCACTATGTTTATAATTTGTTCAGAGAGTGAATGAATGTTcgtttttttgtctctcttccttTGTCCTATTTTGCTTCTAAAGTGTCGGCGCCAAGCTGTAAATCCGAAACACTATAACTTGttatttacatacagtatttgataATGTGTCACAATTAACTAAATGTATATGAACTCATAGAGAAGTGAAGTTGTGTGGACATATAGTTCAGTAAGTTATTGAATTTGATTAATACATCTCAAATGTGACTTTTTGCAACATAATCTCGTCATGCATTTCTTGTCCATCATTCTTACATGTTCTTACGAAATTGTTAATGTGTACAAAGTGACTATGATACTTACAATAATTACGTTATTAACAGTgattgccttttctttttctaggAACGGAGAGGATCAAAATGGAAGTCCACTACAACATATCCAATGTTTTGGTGCTTCAACACTTAAATATCTCCTCTGAACACGTCTTTCCTGCATTTCTTTTTGCAACTCTGAGCTACATGATCATACTTTTCTGCAACCTTGTTCTCATCCTTACCATTGTACTGAACAAATCTCTGCATCAGCCCATGTACCTTGTATTGCTGAACCTTCCTATCAATGATCTTATAGGATCAACAGCTTTCTTCCCTCTGGTCATCAAGGACATACTCACAAACAACAGGACAAGGCAATACTCGGCTTGTATTGCCCAAGCTTTCTTTATCCACATCTATGCAGCAGGTACAATTTTCAGTCTGACTGCAATGGCATATGATAGATATATCGCCATATGTTGCCctttgaaatacaaaacagttaTGACGAATGCTCATATTATGGGAATAATCACATTTGTGTGGATGGGTTCACTGGTTTTGATATCTGTTCTTTTTATTCTGCTTTTGCGTTTACCCCGCTGTCGATCTGTACTGCAAAACCCCTACTGTGATAATCCCTCTTTGCTGTCTCTGGTATGTGCAGATACAACCATCAATAATGTTTATGGGCTCTGTATACTCGCTCTCACACAGCTGTTGGCTAATGGGACCATCTTGTATACTTATCTCCAGATCCTTGTCACATGCTTCAGATCCAAGAGAACCGACACAAAAGCCAAAGCTCTACAGACCTGTGCTACACATCTGACTGTGTTTCTCCTGTTGGAGTGTCTTGGTCTTTTTACTATCATATCATATAGGATCAGAAATATTTCACCACATTTAAGGAGATTCATTGGGATGTCCACATTAATTTTCCCTCCAACATTAAATCCAATCATCTATggactgaaaacaaaagaaattagAGAAAAAGTAGTGTACTTTCTTAAgaataaaatatttccattttaggCACACAGCAAGGTTAAACTTATagacaatgttttctttatatctTGCTACcttataaatattatttgctactaattcctttttttttttactacaaaaCGTCATTCTTTTGACCTTGTGTTCATGTACGTTTTAAGTTTCTGACAAAAGATAATTTTCAAATAATGCATACAAAAGTACAAATTGTGTTCAATAGAAATGAACTTTGGACTAGTTATTGTACAGGGTAATGCGAAACAATACATGCCACCTTTGGAGCGCATAATTCATTATTGCATTATATCTTTACTagtagaaaaatgtaaataacccTTTTCATCCTTTTTGTTATCGGCTCCAGGAAATCTCCCCCATTACAATTGTTTTGTAAAGTCAAAAGGACTTATTATTTGATGAATACTGTTACAAACCACAACTGTTTTTGCATATAAACTCAATGGTAAAAGGCAAACCTGTCTCATCAGAGTTGGcttgacaacattttttaatactATTGTGTTTGGATTGTTAAACTGTTTGTGTAAAACATGTAATATTAAGGCGGTAAACTGAAGACAAGAGTGATCAGATGTTAAGAAATTAATTATTATCCCAATCAAGGTTTGTCAGTTACTTGGAACACGTCTCACTAATTCCTTCATGTTACTGTGTGTATTCATTATACACATACAGCAGAGGGCGCCATAGGTACACAAAACC includes the following:
- the LOC134880493 gene encoding putative gustatory receptor clone PTE01; this encodes MEVHYNISNVLVLQHLNISSEHVFPAFLFATLSYMIILFCNLVLILTIVLNKSLHQPMYLVLLNLPINDLIGSTAFFPLVIKDILTNNRTRQYSACIAQAFFIHIYAAGTIFSLTAMAYDRYIAICCPLKYKTVMTNAHIMGIITFVWMGSLVLISVLFILLLRLPRCRSVLQNPYCDNPSLLSLVCADTTINNVYGLCILALTQLLANGTILYTYLQILVTCFRSKRTDTKAKALQTCATHLTVFLLLECLGLFTIISYRIRNISPHLRRFIGMSTLIFPPTLNPIIYGLKTKEIREKVVYFLKNKIFPF